From Terriglobia bacterium, the proteins below share one genomic window:
- a CDS encoding ATP-binding cassette domain-containing protein has protein sequence MEAVIRIQNLNHYYGSGSLRKQVLYDISLDIYPGEIVILTGPSGSGKTTLLTLCGALRSIEEGSVKVLGHELNGATPGELVAIRQNIGFIFQAHNLIDALTAVQNVQMSLGLDKLSQSEARKRSLSMLGAVGLENRVDYLPDRLSGGQKQRVAIARALVRKPKIVLADEPTAALDKKSGREVVELLQNLARAQSCTILLVTHDNRILDIADRIVTLEDGRLTSFAAGMVANTGHMLAAFAQLSRKGELIRHVTRLSSHQFVEMLDQITSEFEQFLKVVDITHQEAAGAEAVGALFDQMLEAVTLKIRDLLQAERATILLVDKGAGKLRSKIAHSGGSEPLVIEIPIGTGIAGRVAATGETRNIPDPYRDPDFNPDVDRQTGYTTRSILCMPIFDRQKHVFAVTQLLNKNGGHAFTAEDESAFRDFAAPLGLILESCLQMTRAPEGVI, from the coding sequence ATGGAAGCCGTCATTCGGATCCAGAATCTCAATCATTACTATGGCAGCGGTAGTCTGCGAAAACAGGTTTTGTACGATATCTCGCTGGACATCTACCCGGGCGAGATCGTCATTCTGACCGGCCCGTCGGGCTCGGGAAAGACGACGTTGCTGACGCTTTGCGGCGCTCTCCGCTCGATCGAAGAAGGCAGCGTCAAGGTTCTGGGCCACGAGTTAAACGGCGCAACACCGGGAGAGCTTGTGGCGATACGGCAGAATATCGGATTCATATTCCAGGCTCACAATCTGATTGATGCCCTCACGGCCGTGCAGAACGTCCAGATGTCCCTCGGACTGGATAAACTCAGCCAGTCGGAAGCAAGAAAGCGCTCCCTCTCAATGCTGGGCGCTGTCGGTCTGGAAAACCGGGTGGACTATTTGCCCGATCGTCTGTCGGGCGGCCAGAAGCAGCGCGTTGCGATCGCTCGGGCGCTGGTGCGCAAGCCGAAGATCGTCCTCGCGGACGAACCCACTGCCGCGCTCGACAAAAAATCCGGTCGCGAAGTTGTCGAGCTGCTTCAGAACCTTGCGCGAGCGCAGAGTTGCACGATCCTGCTGGTGACTCACGACAACCGTATTCTCGATATTGCCGACCGCATCGTGACGCTCGAAGACGGCCGCCTCACGTCGTTTGCCGCGGGAATGGTCGCGAACACCGGCCATATGCTGGCGGCGTTCGCTCAGCTTTCGCGTAAAGGCGAATTGATCCGGCATGTCACACGTCTCTCCTCACATCAGTTTGTCGAAATGCTGGACCAGATCACGTCGGAATTCGAGCAGTTCCTGAAGGTGGTGGACATCACGCACCAGGAAGCTGCGGGAGCCGAGGCAGTCGGTGCGCTTTTCGACCAGATGTTGGAGGCGGTCACTCTGAAGATTCGGGACCTGCTTCAAGCGGAGCGGGCGACGATCTTGCTGGTCGATAAAGGCGCAGGCAAACTCCGTTCAAAGATTGCCCACAGCGGCGGCAGTGAACCGCTGGTCATCGAAATCCCGATCGGCACGGGCATTGCGGGCCGCGTCGCCGCTACCGGAGAGACGCGGAACATACCGGATCCATACCGCGACCCGGACTTTAACCCGGATGTCGACCGCCAGACGGGCTATACGACGCGCAGCATCCTCTGCATGCCGATTTTTGACCGGCAGAAGCATGTTTTTGCGGTGACCCAGCTGTTGAATAAAAACGGCGGCCACGCGTTTACGGCGGAAGACGAATCGGCCTTTCGGGACTTTGCGGCGCCGCTGGGACTGATCCTGGAGAGCTGCCTGCAGATGACCCGCGCACCGGAAGGGGTTATTTAG